Proteins found in one Pseudomonas mosselii genomic segment:
- a CDS encoding ABC transporter ATP-binding protein: MSQDTLIEVRDLAVEFVTGEQVNRVVDGISFDIRKGETLALVGESGSGKSVTAHSILRLLPYPLARHPSGTIQYGGKDLLHLGEKPMQRIRGNRIAMIFQEPMTSLNPLHSIEKQINEILLLHKGLTGKAATARTLELLELVGIPEPKKRLKALPHELSGGQRQRVMIAMALANEPELLIADEPTTALDVTVQLKILDLLKELQARLGMALLLISHDLNLVRRIAHRVCVMQCGKIVEQADCATLFSKPQHPYTQMLINAEPSGAPAANAEGAPLLEVKDLKVWFPIKKGLLRRTVDHVKAVDGVNFSLPQGQTLGIVGESGSGKSTLGLAILRLISSQGGIRFHGQNLEGLNQKAVRPLRREMQVVFQDPFGSLSPRMCVADIVGEGLRIHKIGTPAEQEAAIVAALEEVGLDPRTRHRYPHEFSGGQRQRIAIARALVLKPALILLDEPTSALDRTVQRQVVELLRNLQVKYNLTYLFISHDLAVVKALSHQLMVIKHGQVVEQGDAGAIFHEPKHGYTRQLLEAAFLAL; this comes from the coding sequence ATGAGCCAAGACACCCTGATCGAAGTCCGCGACCTGGCGGTGGAGTTCGTCACTGGCGAGCAGGTCAACCGCGTGGTCGACGGCATCAGCTTCGACATCCGCAAGGGCGAGACCCTGGCCCTGGTCGGCGAAAGCGGCTCGGGCAAGTCGGTGACCGCGCATTCGATCCTGCGCCTGCTGCCCTACCCGCTGGCCCGGCATCCGAGCGGCACCATCCAGTACGGCGGCAAGGACCTGCTGCACCTGGGCGAGAAGCCCATGCAGCGCATTCGCGGCAACCGCATTGCGATGATCTTCCAGGAGCCGATGACCTCGCTGAACCCGCTGCACAGCATCGAGAAGCAGATCAACGAGATCCTGTTGCTGCACAAGGGCCTGACCGGCAAGGCCGCTACGGCGCGCACGCTGGAGCTGCTGGAGCTGGTCGGCATTCCCGAGCCCAAGAAGCGCCTGAAAGCCCTGCCCCACGAGCTGTCCGGTGGCCAGCGCCAGCGCGTGATGATCGCCATGGCCCTGGCCAACGAGCCCGAACTGCTGATCGCCGACGAGCCCACCACGGCGCTCGACGTGACCGTGCAGTTGAAGATCCTCGACCTGCTCAAGGAGCTGCAGGCGCGCCTCGGCATGGCCCTGCTGCTGATCAGCCACGACCTCAACCTGGTGCGCCGCATCGCTCACCGCGTGTGCGTGATGCAGTGCGGCAAGATCGTCGAGCAAGCCGACTGCGCCACGCTGTTCAGCAAGCCGCAGCATCCGTATACGCAGATGCTGATCAATGCCGAGCCCAGCGGCGCGCCCGCCGCGAATGCCGAAGGGGCGCCGTTGCTGGAGGTGAAGGACCTGAAGGTGTGGTTCCCGATCAAGAAGGGGCTGCTGCGCCGGACCGTGGACCATGTGAAGGCGGTGGATGGGGTGAACTTCAGCCTGCCCCAGGGGCAAACGCTCGGCATCGTTGGCGAGAGTGGGTCGGGCAAGTCCACCTTGGGACTAGCCATCCTGCGGTTGATTTCCAGCCAGGGCGGGATTCGCTTTCATGGGCAGAATCTTGAAGGGCTGAACCAGAAAGCCGTGCGGCCGCTGCGGCGGGAAATGCAGGTGGTGTTTCAGGATCCCTTTGGCAGCCTGAGCCCGCGCATGTGCGTGGCGGATATCGTTGGCGAAGGGTTACGGATTCACAAGATCGGCACGCCGGCTGAGCAGGAAGCGGCGATTGTTGCGGCGTTGGAGGAAGTGGGGCTGGACCCTCGGACGCGGCATCGGTATCCCCATGAGTTTTCTGGGGGGCAGCGGCAGCGGATTGCGATTGCTCGGGCGTTGGTGTTGAAGCCGGCGCTGATTTTGCTGGATGAGCCGACCTCGGCGCTGGATCGGACGGTGCAGCGGCAGGTGGTGGAGCTTTTGCGGAATTTGCAGGTTAAGTACAACCTGACTTATCTGTTTATCAGTCATGACCTGGCGGTGGTGAAGGCGTTGAGTCACCAGTTGATGGTGATCAAGCATGGGCAGGTGGTGGAACAGGGGGATGCGGGGGCTATATTTCATGAGCCGAAGCATGGGTATACGAGGCAGTTGTTGGAAGCGGCGTTTTTAGCGTTATAA